One part of the Indicator indicator isolate 239-I01 chromosome 5, UM_Iind_1.1, whole genome shotgun sequence genome encodes these proteins:
- the LOC128967033 gene encoding caspase-8-like — protein sequence MSTDFQILLFDISEALGTTELASLKFLSQEYVPMRKLEAIQNAQDLFEVLQEKGMIGAGNLSFLKELLYRISRIDLLVAHLGSSREEMERELKIPGRAQVSAYRQLLYGIAEDLTQKDVQNMKFLLQEQIPKSKLQDNASMLKVLLEMERNGIIKEDDLTMLKDTLKGFRADIKKKIDAYEERKENYSKKKLHYPVSMSVHPAGQGAEGETPHLLVESYKMKNNPHGYCVILNNYNFKDPDEAREGTMKDGEAVKRVFKWLQFETVEYMDLEAKQMYAKVKEYSKKDHNNMDCFVCFIFSHGEKDKIKGVDNEVVNIKDLLSCFSGSNCPSLAGKPKLFFIQACQGFVGHPAVIVKEDSSGHFETDATPQISIPDQADILVGMATVEDYECYRCTETGSVYIQCLCDKMELLCPLSKDLITILTEVNKEVGRRVIKQRKQMPKITSTLRKQLIFQIPPCPSIEKQENTLS from the exons ATGAGTACAGACTTCCAGATACTACTTTTTGACATTTCTGAGGCTTTGGGAACAACTGAACTGGCATCTCTGAAGTTCCTCAGCCAGGAGTATGTCCCTATGAGGAAGCTGGAAGCCATCCAGAATGCACAGGACCTTTTCGAAGTGCTGCAGGAGAAAGGCATGATTGGGGCGGGGaacctgtccttcctgaaggaGCTGCTCTACCGGATCAGTCGGATCGACCTCCTGGTTGCCCACCTAGGCTCCAGCCGtgaggagatggagagagagctgAAGATCCCAGGCAGGGCACAGGTGTCAGCCTACAG GCAACTGCTATATGGAATTGCAGAGGACTTGACTCAAAAAGATGTCCAGAACATGAAGTTCCTGCTCCAAGAACAAATACCAAAGAGCAAGCTCCAGGATAATGCT TCAATGTTGAAGGTCTTactggaaatggaaagaaatgggATAATTAAAGAGGATGACCTGACAATGCTGAAAGATACATTAAAGGGATTTAGAGctgacataaagaaaaaaattgatgcctatgaagaaagaaaag AAAATTATTCTAAGAAAAAGCTCCATTACCCAGTGTCCATGTCAGTAcatccagcaggacaaggagcagagggggagacaCCACACCTG CTTGTGGAATCATATAAGATGAAAAATAACCCACATGGTTACTGTGTGATTCTTAACAACTACAATTTTAAAGATCCGGATGAAGCTAGAGAAGGAACAATGAAAGACGGag aggcTGTGAAGAGAGTCTTTAAGTGGCTTCAGTTTGAGACAGTTGAGTACATGGATCTAGAAGCAAAGCAAATGTATGCAAAAGTTAAAGAATACAGCAAAAAAGATCATAATAACATGgactgttttgtttgcttcattttttcccatggtgaaaaagacaaaataaaaggcGTTGATAATGAGGTTGTAAATATTAAAGATTTACTTTCCTGCTTCAGTGGATCTAATTGTCCTTCTCTTGCTGGCAAACCCAAGCTGTTTTTCATCCAGGCTTGCCAAGGCTTTGTAGGTCATCCAGCTGTCATAGTAAAAGAAGACTCTTCTGGCCATTTTGAGACTGATGCTACCCCTCAAATTTCAATTCCTGATCAGGCTGATATTCTGGTTGGCATGGCTACAGTGGAAGACTACGAGTGCTATCGCTGTACAGAAACTGGCAGTGTTTACATTCAGTGCCTCTGTGACAAGATGGAGCTGCTTTGCCCACT CTCCAAGGATCTCATAACCATCCTGACTGAAGTGAACAAGGAAGTGGGAAGAAGAGTAATAAAACAAAGGAAGCAGATGCCAAAGATAACATCAACTCTGCGGAAGCAATTGATCTTCCAAATTCCACCATGTCCATCAAttgaaaaacaggaaaatacaCTCAGTTAG